Proteins from a single region of Geothrix sp. PMB-07:
- a CDS encoding diacylglycerol kinase family protein translates to MKAPLLFNAASGSSPKDPDALLRALPKVLREQVEPLAFGPPWDFEPAIAQAQAAGLPLFVWGGDGTLHHAAKALIQRGNPVPLAAIPGGSGNGLVRGLRTPLQPSGALQRLLEGRELRMDLPRLDGEPFLNLCGTGFEAAVAHRFAALPGRGFSRYARACLSLWRSWPSVPLAWEAETSPMPTDPGRLARIKAAFQAPPPDLPESAWSLCFANLPQYGSGLWIAPGADPTDGALQWATLARPSLLDLMTEGPSLFREGGRSSLRREGRFLRATLRLDHPLPWHLDGEPAAERDRAELSVESRTFRMQVTQACPWE, encoded by the coding sequence ATGAAGGCGCCACTCCTCTTCAACGCTGCTTCGGGAAGTTCGCCCAAGGATCCGGATGCGCTGCTCCGGGCCCTTCCGAAGGTGCTCCGCGAGCAGGTGGAACCCCTCGCCTTCGGCCCACCCTGGGATTTCGAACCGGCCATCGCCCAGGCCCAAGCGGCCGGACTGCCCCTGTTTGTCTGGGGGGGTGACGGCACCCTCCACCACGCAGCCAAGGCGCTCATCCAGCGCGGCAACCCGGTGCCCCTCGCGGCCATCCCCGGCGGCAGTGGCAACGGGCTGGTGCGGGGGCTTCGCACGCCCCTGCAGCCTTCGGGAGCGCTTCAGCGCCTGCTGGAGGGCCGGGAACTGCGCATGGATCTTCCCCGCCTGGATGGCGAGCCCTTTCTGAACCTTTGCGGCACGGGCTTCGAGGCCGCCGTGGCCCATCGCTTCGCCGCCCTGCCCGGGCGCGGTTTCTCTCGGTACGCCCGGGCCTGTCTGTCCCTGTGGCGTTCCTGGCCCAGCGTGCCGCTTGCCTGGGAGGCCGAGACGAGCCCCATGCCGACGGACCCGGGACGGTTGGCCCGCATCAAGGCCGCCTTCCAGGCCCCGCCACCAGACCTGCCGGAATCCGCCTGGAGCCTGTGCTTCGCCAACCTGCCCCAGTATGGCTCGGGCCTCTGGATCGCCCCCGGGGCCGATCCCACGGACGGCGCCCTGCAGTGGGCGACCCTGGCCAGGCCCTCCCTGCTGGACCTCATGACCGAGGGGCCCAGCCTGTTCCGGGAGGGAGGCCGCTCCTCGCTGCGCCGGGAAGGGCGTTTCCTTCGGGCCACCTTGCGCCTGGACCACCCCCTGCCCTGGCATCTGGATGGTGAACCCGCGGCGGAGCGGGACCGCGCCGAGCTCAGCGTTGAAAGCCGAACCTTCCGCATGCAGGTGACCCAAGCCTGCCCTTGGGAATAG
- the murC gene encoding UDP-N-acetylmuramate--L-alanine ligase, whose translation MFGKIQHIHFVGIGGIGMSGIAEVLANLGYQVSGSDLKESSVTQRLRSLGITVHLGHHGRAIEGAQVVVISSAVKGDNPEVVAAHAAKVPVIPRGEMLSELMRMKYGIAMAGSHGKTTTTSMVAQVLSQGGIDPTIVIGGKLGTIGSNAKLGKGPFLVAEADESDGSFLMLNPTLAVITNIDREHLDHYKDLDEIQEAFVAFANKVPFYGSVFLCMDDANAAAVRPRLKRQVRTYGTHPQVDIRAREIRQEGFRTHFKVTAHGADLGAFSLGVPGHHMVLNALAAIGIALELDVEPEVIRASLSSFTGADRRFHLKGEKGGVLVVDDYGHHPTEIAATLDAARAGFPDRRLVAAFQPHRYSRTKALLEEFGTAFFQADSVIVTDIYAAGEQPIQGVDGAAVAEALRAHGQKDVHLVGRVEDLPEAMKRLTRSGDLVITFGAGSITHAGPAFLELA comes from the coding sequence GTGTTCGGCAAGATCCAGCACATCCATTTCGTGGGCATCGGCGGCATCGGCATGTCGGGCATCGCCGAGGTGCTCGCCAACCTGGGCTACCAGGTCTCCGGTTCCGATCTCAAGGAAAGCTCCGTCACCCAACGGTTGCGCAGCCTGGGCATCACGGTGCACCTGGGCCACCACGGCCGAGCCATCGAGGGCGCCCAGGTGGTGGTGATCAGTTCCGCCGTGAAGGGAGACAACCCCGAGGTGGTGGCGGCCCATGCGGCGAAGGTGCCCGTCATTCCCCGCGGAGAGATGCTGTCGGAACTGATGCGCATGAAGTACGGCATCGCCATGGCGGGCTCCCACGGGAAGACCACCACCACCAGCATGGTGGCCCAGGTGCTCAGCCAGGGCGGCATCGATCCCACCATCGTCATCGGCGGCAAGCTCGGCACCATCGGCAGCAACGCCAAGCTGGGCAAGGGCCCCTTCCTGGTGGCTGAGGCCGACGAAAGCGACGGCAGCTTCCTCATGCTCAATCCCACGCTGGCGGTCATCACCAACATCGATCGTGAGCACCTCGATCACTACAAGGATCTGGACGAAATCCAGGAGGCCTTCGTGGCCTTCGCCAACAAGGTGCCCTTCTATGGCTCGGTGTTCCTCTGCATGGACGACGCCAACGCCGCCGCCGTGCGCCCCCGCCTGAAGCGCCAGGTGCGCACCTACGGCACCCATCCCCAGGTGGACATCCGCGCCCGCGAGATCCGCCAGGAGGGCTTCCGCACCCACTTCAAGGTCACGGCCCATGGCGCGGACCTGGGCGCCTTCAGCCTGGGCGTGCCGGGGCATCACATGGTGCTGAATGCCCTCGCCGCCATCGGCATCGCCTTGGAGCTGGATGTGGAACCCGAGGTCATCCGCGCCAGCCTCTCCAGTTTCACGGGCGCCGACCGCCGCTTCCACCTCAAGGGCGAAAAGGGCGGCGTGCTGGTGGTGGACGACTACGGCCACCATCCCACGGAGATCGCCGCCACCCTGGATGCCGCCCGTGCGGGCTTCCCGGACCGGCGCCTCGTGGCCGCCTTCCAGCCCCACCGCTACAGCCGGACCAAGGCCCTGCTCGAAGAATTCGGCACCGCGTTCTTCCAGGCGGATTCCGTCATCGTCACGGATATCTACGCCGCCGGAGAGCAACCCATCCAGGGCGTGGATGGCGCGGCCGTGGCCGAGGCCCTGCGCGCCCACGGCCAGAAGGACGTCCACCTGGTGGGCCGCGTGGAGGATTTGCCCGAGGCCATGAAGCGCCTCACCCGCAGCGGGGATCTGGTCATCACCTTCGGGGCCGGATCCATCACCCATGCCGGTCCGGCCTTCCTGGAACTGGCTTGA
- a CDS encoding M14 family zinc carboxypeptidase, with protein MRHVRLALPALLCTTPLLAGLPAGLLPASDHRPDVPQPSLGARYTPHAELMAYARALAAAAPDRVRLSTLNTTEEGLEQPFLVITSPENLKRLEESKARNAKLADPRGCSEGEAQRIAENNPVFVWLGYSVHGSEASGSEAALAVAYHFASARNPEVLKQLERVVILMDLTQNPDGRARHIQSVAETAVPFVVDDPMDAQNAPRWPSGRFNHRLFDLNRDWAWQTQAETRAKTAAFLQWNPQVAADVHEMWAEASYYFPPTMQPIHEALPESFSGRWQTAFGKGIARAFDAQGWAYFSRDVFDLFYPGYGDSWPTFQGAVGMTFEAGGQGGLAYKRLDGEVLTLEFRIRRHTAASLATVATAASERQALLWDFQRARRERVALGEKAGAFLLAEGDDPARTRALVAVLRRNGIEVQRTGADLTTTGLEPIGLAQAKTLPAGSFLVPLDQPRGALAQALLEGEARMGPKPTYDTTAWSLPLAFHTPAWRAKTRPKVSVIAEEAKPSAIELAEAAWGYLVPAGHEGVERTLAALLQEGYKASALAEPATHLGQRLEAGTLVLPRRGNPPTLRMRLQALAHQNQHPVLPTDTAQMAAGPDLGSNRTLILKAPRIALLMDRPANPTAFGALAHTLTEAGLPFVQLRTERLGAATLSRYTHLILVDDGGEGRGWQQVLGEGGAAKLKAWVAGGGSLLAFQGGAAYTSRAGLTSTGYHLLGKAAEEAHLKEKDPKREAPKTDPADLLRPWDQREERALEESIPGAFLKVRVDGSHPLAWGLHAEQGAAVLNTSDPILELSPGGENPLFYVKEGLKVSGLVPKGLEAKLQQTAYAIREHSGLGTLILVAGDPVFRAQTPFTRRLLFNAIFFGAYRPAGD; from the coding sequence ATGCGGCATGTCCGCCTGGCCCTTCCCGCCCTGCTCTGCACCACCCCGCTGCTGGCTGGGCTGCCTGCGGGACTGCTGCCCGCCTCGGATCATCGGCCGGACGTCCCCCAGCCCAGCCTGGGAGCCCGCTACACGCCCCACGCCGAGTTGATGGCCTATGCCCGCGCCCTGGCCGCAGCGGCTCCAGACCGCGTACGCCTGTCGACGCTGAACACCACGGAGGAAGGCCTCGAACAGCCCTTCCTCGTGATTACCTCGCCGGAGAACTTGAAACGCCTCGAGGAATCGAAAGCCCGCAACGCCAAGCTGGCGGATCCCCGGGGTTGTTCCGAGGGCGAGGCTCAGCGCATCGCGGAGAACAACCCGGTCTTCGTGTGGCTGGGCTATTCCGTGCATGGTTCAGAAGCCTCAGGCTCGGAGGCGGCCTTGGCCGTGGCCTACCACTTTGCTTCGGCCCGCAATCCCGAAGTGCTCAAGCAGTTGGAGCGGGTGGTGATCCTGATGGACCTCACCCAGAACCCCGATGGCCGCGCCCGGCACATCCAGTCCGTGGCCGAGACCGCCGTGCCCTTCGTGGTGGACGATCCCATGGATGCCCAGAATGCGCCCCGCTGGCCCAGCGGCCGTTTCAACCACCGGCTCTTCGATTTGAACCGCGACTGGGCCTGGCAGACCCAGGCGGAAACCCGCGCGAAAACGGCGGCCTTCCTCCAGTGGAATCCCCAGGTGGCCGCGGATGTCCACGAGATGTGGGCCGAGGCCTCGTACTACTTCCCGCCCACCATGCAGCCCATCCACGAGGCCCTGCCTGAATCGTTCTCGGGCCGCTGGCAGACGGCCTTCGGCAAAGGCATCGCCCGCGCCTTCGACGCCCAGGGCTGGGCCTATTTCAGCCGCGATGTCTTCGATCTGTTCTACCCCGGCTACGGCGATTCCTGGCCCACCTTCCAGGGGGCCGTGGGCATGACCTTCGAGGCGGGTGGCCAAGGCGGTCTCGCCTACAAGCGGCTGGATGGCGAGGTGCTCACCCTGGAATTCCGCATCCGCCGCCATACCGCGGCCAGCCTCGCCACCGTGGCCACCGCCGCCAGTGAGCGGCAGGCCCTGCTCTGGGATTTCCAGCGCGCTCGGCGCGAACGGGTGGCCCTCGGGGAGAAGGCTGGCGCCTTCCTGCTGGCGGAGGGCGATGATCCGGCGCGCACCCGCGCCCTGGTGGCCGTCCTGCGGCGCAACGGCATCGAGGTGCAGCGCACCGGCGCTGACCTGACCACCACGGGGCTGGAGCCCATCGGCCTGGCCCAGGCCAAAACGCTTCCCGCAGGCAGCTTCCTGGTGCCCCTGGATCAGCCCCGGGGCGCCCTGGCCCAGGCCCTGCTCGAAGGCGAAGCCCGCATGGGCCCCAAGCCCACCTACGACACCACGGCCTGGAGCCTGCCCCTGGCCTTCCACACCCCGGCTTGGCGCGCTAAGACCCGGCCCAAGGTCAGCGTCATCGCGGAGGAGGCCAAGCCCAGCGCCATCGAACTCGCCGAAGCCGCCTGGGGCTACCTCGTTCCCGCCGGTCACGAAGGCGTGGAGCGCACCCTGGCCGCCCTGCTGCAGGAAGGCTACAAGGCCTCGGCCCTGGCTGAACCGGCCACGCACCTGGGCCAGCGTTTGGAGGCCGGCACCCTGGTGCTGCCCCGCCGGGGAAATCCGCCCACCCTCCGGATGCGGCTGCAGGCCCTGGCCCATCAGAACCAGCACCCGGTGCTCCCCACGGACACCGCCCAGATGGCCGCAGGCCCCGACCTCGGCTCGAACCGAACGCTCATCCTGAAGGCTCCGCGCATCGCCCTGCTCATGGACCGCCCGGCCAACCCCACCGCTTTCGGCGCGCTGGCCCACACGCTCACGGAAGCCGGCCTGCCCTTCGTGCAGCTGCGCACCGAGCGCCTGGGCGCGGCCACGCTGAGCCGCTACACCCACCTGATCCTGGTGGATGATGGCGGTGAAGGCCGGGGCTGGCAGCAGGTGCTGGGCGAAGGTGGTGCGGCCAAGCTGAAGGCCTGGGTCGCAGGCGGTGGCAGCCTCCTCGCTTTCCAGGGCGGGGCCGCTTATACCTCTCGGGCAGGTCTCACTTCAACGGGTTACCACCTGCTGGGCAAGGCCGCCGAGGAAGCCCATCTGAAGGAGAAGGATCCCAAGCGGGAAGCGCCCAAGACCGACCCCGCCGACCTCCTGCGCCCCTGGGACCAGCGCGAGGAACGGGCCCTGGAGGAGAGCATTCCCGGTGCGTTCCTGAAGGTCCGCGTGGATGGCAGCCATCCCCTGGCCTGGGGGCTGCACGCAGAACAAGGCGCCGCCGTGCTGAACACCAGCGATCCCATCCTGGAACTGAGCCCGGGCGGGGAAAACCCACTCTTCTACGTCAAGGAGGGGCTGAAGGTCTCCGGGCTGGTACCCAAGGGGCTGGAGGCCAAGCTGCAGCAGACGGCCTACGCGATTCGCGAACACTCGGGCCTCGGGACCCTCATCCTGGTGGCGGGCGATCCTGTCTTCCGGGCCCAGACACCCTTCACCCGCCGCCTCCTCTTCAACGCCATCTTCTTCGGTGCCTACCGGCCCGCCGGGGACTAG
- a CDS encoding UbiX family flavin prenyltransferase, translating into MGLRFTLAITGASGSAFGVAALRRLSASPLVEQVALLLSPTGKRCLLDETGLTPKELAALPKVSLRDERDLGADISSGSHRHDGMAIVPCSAGAMGRIASGVSESLVSRAADVCLKERRPLVICLRETPLNRIHLENMLRLHDAGAVVMPIMPGFYSGPKSLEDLFDTFATRVLDQLGLSEADPRRWKN; encoded by the coding sequence ATGGGCCTCCGCTTCACCCTCGCCATCACCGGTGCTTCCGGCTCCGCCTTCGGGGTGGCGGCGCTGCGGCGCCTCTCCGCCAGTCCGCTGGTGGAGCAGGTGGCGCTGCTGCTCTCGCCCACGGGGAAGCGCTGCCTCCTGGATGAAACAGGCCTGACGCCCAAGGAACTGGCGGCCCTCCCCAAGGTGAGCCTGCGGGACGAGCGCGACCTCGGCGCCGATATCTCGTCTGGCTCCCACCGCCACGACGGCATGGCCATCGTGCCCTGCAGCGCGGGCGCCATGGGGCGCATCGCCTCGGGCGTGAGCGAATCCCTGGTGAGCCGCGCCGCGGATGTGTGCCTCAAAGAGCGCCGCCCCCTCGTGATCTGCCTGCGCGAAACGCCGCTCAATCGCATCCACCTGGAGAACATGCTGCGCCTCCACGATGCCGGCGCTGTGGTGATGCCCATCATGCCGGGCTTCTACAGCGGCCCGAAATCGCTGGAGGACCTCTTCGACACCTTCGCCACCCGCGTGCTGGATCAGCTGGGGCTTTCAGAGGCCGATCCGCGGCGCTGGAAAAACTGA
- a CDS encoding ABC transporter permease, which produces MTSLRLLGLLLQDVLRDLFRHRGQYVLAVLTLASGLLLAGGGLLLVESLDRFVGRLEGMAKVVVYAAEGRTLDETAAKLKRDPRFREVRRMTAEENRQRFMAATREAGLLLESAGKDALPESIELSLRPDLATGARAVEVAESLRSLPGVGDVLADQERLENLQRMARMLRSALTTLGVLLLLAAGFATGNVIRMSILAREEEITIMRLVGASESFIRTPLLLEGAFLGVGGSLIALLGLFALWLPLSRGVGGLSPMLVELARLGFFSWISMFLLTFVGAATGALGALWAFWTTRKAQREEAALMESAG; this is translated from the coding sequence GTGACGAGCCTGCGCCTGCTGGGGCTGCTGCTGCAGGATGTGCTCCGGGATCTCTTCCGGCACCGCGGCCAGTACGTGCTCGCCGTGCTCACCCTGGCCTCCGGCCTGCTGCTGGCGGGCGGTGGCCTGCTGTTGGTGGAGAGCCTCGACCGTTTCGTGGGCCGCCTGGAGGGCATGGCCAAGGTGGTGGTCTACGCCGCCGAAGGCCGCACCCTGGATGAAACGGCGGCGAAGCTGAAGCGGGATCCGCGCTTTCGCGAGGTGCGGCGCATGACCGCCGAGGAAAACCGGCAGCGGTTCATGGCGGCCACCCGCGAAGCAGGGCTGCTGCTGGAAAGCGCGGGCAAGGACGCCCTTCCCGAAAGCATCGAGCTGAGCCTTCGCCCGGATCTGGCTACGGGGGCCCGGGCCGTGGAAGTGGCTGAAAGCCTGCGCAGCTTGCCCGGCGTGGGGGATGTCCTGGCCGATCAGGAGCGTCTGGAGAACCTGCAGCGCATGGCGCGCATGCTGCGTTCGGCCCTCACCACCCTGGGCGTGCTGCTGCTGCTGGCCGCGGGCTTCGCCACGGGCAACGTCATCCGCATGAGCATCCTCGCCCGGGAAGAAGAGATCACCATCATGCGGCTCGTGGGCGCTTCCGAATCCTTCATCCGCACGCCGCTGCTGCTGGAGGGCGCGTTCCTGGGCGTCGGTGGCAGCCTCATCGCGCTGCTGGGGCTCTTCGCCCTTTGGCTTCCCCTGTCCCGCGGCGTGGGCGGCCTCTCGCCCATGCTGGTGGAACTGGCGCGGCTCGGGTTCTTCTCCTGGATCAGCATGTTCCTGCTCACGTTTGTTGGGGCGGCCACGGGCGCCCTGGGCGCCCTGTGGGCCTTCTGGACCACCCGCAAGGCCCAGCGCGAAGAAGCCGCGCTCATGGAGAGTGCGGGCTGA
- a CDS encoding DUF4388 domain-containing protein produces the protein MSQGVIQGSMREAPLPDIIQLVSQGGKSGCFHVQQEASRARIYLKDGRIIHAVTHAGEGFEALMEVALWLDGTYRFEEEAAEVTATITKPNASILMELGRRMDEWRVISQKVPSVELYPASTLLPGETAQGVNPREAKLLGLATGYYTVAELAEVLQKPVLNVAKDLYGLVMAGHLVMKGIRSGKAPKVEAPVEAPARELVPASAMFAASGPVTPQFPEEETAIVRIQAPPPLPRMGGFPENEEPLPETVGGGVAGGVPLTPPPPSQAQGTAPKPAPMDDPQRMVKLMNFTQRIAQAAKMVLPEAQHEMVNRLQAKATQQIISGDGPEAVKGLALAISRGAVDAGCDADMVRTLNTHLKALFSTK, from the coding sequence ATGTCCCAGGGTGTGATCCAAGGCTCCATGCGCGAGGCGCCGCTGCCCGACATCATCCAGCTTGTCAGCCAGGGCGGGAAGTCCGGTTGTTTCCATGTGCAGCAGGAGGCCTCACGGGCCCGCATCTACCTGAAGGACGGACGCATCATCCACGCGGTCACCCATGCCGGGGAGGGATTCGAGGCCCTCATGGAAGTGGCCCTGTGGCTGGATGGCACCTACCGTTTCGAGGAGGAGGCGGCTGAAGTGACTGCCACCATCACCAAGCCCAACGCCTCCATCCTGATGGAGTTGGGACGCCGGATGGATGAATGGCGCGTCATCAGCCAGAAAGTCCCTTCGGTGGAGCTCTACCCCGCCTCCACCCTTCTGCCCGGGGAAACGGCGCAGGGGGTGAATCCCCGCGAAGCCAAGCTGCTGGGCCTGGCCACAGGCTATTACACCGTGGCGGAGCTGGCTGAAGTCCTGCAGAAACCCGTGCTCAATGTGGCCAAGGATCTCTATGGCCTGGTCATGGCCGGCCACCTGGTGATGAAGGGCATCCGCTCCGGCAAGGCTCCGAAGGTGGAAGCCCCCGTGGAAGCCCCGGCAAGGGAATTGGTGCCGGCCTCGGCGATGTTCGCCGCCTCCGGGCCCGTGACTCCCCAGTTCCCGGAAGAGGAAACAGCCATTGTCCGCATCCAGGCGCCGCCTCCGCTGCCCCGGATGGGTGGCTTTCCCGAGAACGAGGAGCCGTTGCCGGAAACGGTGGGCGGCGGCGTGGCTGGAGGGGTGCCCCTGACCCCTCCTCCTCCCTCCCAGGCGCAAGGGACGGCTCCCAAGCCTGCGCCCATGGACGATCCCCAGCGCATGGTCAAGCTCATGAACTTCACCCAGCGCATCGCCCAGGCCGCCAAGATGGTGCTGCCCGAAGCGCAGCATGAAATGGTGAACCGGCTCCAGGCCAAGGCCACCCAGCAGATCATTTCCGGAGATGGCCCCGAGGCCGTCAAGGGCTTGGCCCTGGCCATCAGCCGGGGCGCGGTGGATGCGGGCTGCGACGCGGACATGGTTCGCACCTTGAACACCCACCTCAAGGCCCTCTTCTCCACCAAATAG
- the ribB gene encoding 3,4-dihydroxy-2-butanone-4-phosphate synthase yields MSARPDSPFASIEEAIEAIRQGRMVVVVDDEDRENEGDLTLAAEHVSPEAIAFMATHGRGLICAAFEGPLLDKLQIPLMVRDNTSPFETAFCVSVEAREGTTTGISAQDRSRTIEALIAPDAKPQHFVKPGHVFPLRARPGGVLTRTGQTEASVDLARLAGLHPSGVICEIMKDDGTMARVPDLVPFCQKHGLPLVTVADLVAYRLRQEPLVKPLETRTMTSIWGELKVHRFQSLLDGGSHLAFVLGDLAAGGEPPLVRVHVETLPDDLHGFESGLFQKAMGVLAKEGRGALVYLRRHAHTPGVADEGPVQAQAMSDRDFGVGAQILRQIGIGKMRLLSRHETKYIGLRGFGLDLCAHVPLEPAAAHSSPDKPTLDKR; encoded by the coding sequence ATGAGCGCCCGCCCCGACTCCCCTTTCGCTTCCATTGAGGAAGCCATCGAAGCCATCCGCCAGGGCCGCATGGTCGTGGTGGTGGATGACGAGGACCGGGAAAACGAAGGTGATCTCACCCTGGCGGCCGAGCATGTGAGCCCGGAAGCCATCGCCTTCATGGCCACCCATGGCCGCGGCCTCATCTGCGCCGCCTTCGAGGGGCCCCTCCTGGACAAGCTCCAGATCCCCCTCATGGTCCGAGACAACACCAGCCCCTTCGAGACCGCTTTCTGCGTCTCCGTGGAAGCCCGGGAGGGCACCACCACGGGCATCAGCGCCCAGGACCGCTCCCGGACCATCGAGGCCCTCATTGCCCCGGACGCCAAACCCCAGCATTTTGTGAAGCCCGGCCACGTCTTCCCCCTGCGCGCCCGTCCCGGCGGCGTGCTCACCCGCACTGGGCAGACCGAGGCCAGCGTGGATCTGGCGCGCCTGGCGGGCCTCCACCCCAGCGGCGTCATCTGCGAAATCATGAAGGATGACGGCACCATGGCCCGGGTGCCGGACCTCGTGCCCTTCTGCCAGAAGCACGGCCTGCCCCTGGTCACCGTGGCCGATCTGGTGGCCTACCGCCTGCGCCAGGAGCCCCTGGTGAAGCCCCTGGAAACCCGCACCATGACCAGCATCTGGGGCGAGTTGAAGGTCCACCGCTTCCAGAGCCTGCTGGATGGCGGCAGCCACCTGGCCTTCGTGCTCGGCGATCTGGCCGCGGGCGGCGAGCCGCCCCTGGTGCGGGTGCATGTGGAAACCCTGCCCGACGACCTCCACGGCTTCGAATCCGGCCTGTTCCAGAAGGCCATGGGCGTGCTGGCCAAGGAGGGTCGCGGAGCACTGGTCTACCTGCGCCGCCATGCCCACACGCCCGGTGTGGCCGACGAGGGCCCGGTGCAGGCCCAGGCCATGAGCGACCGGGATTTCGGCGTGGGCGCCCAGATTCTGAGGCAGATCGGCATCGGGAAAATGCGCCTCCTCAGCCGCCATGAAACCAAGTACATTGGCCTCCGTGGCTTCGGCCTCGACCTTTGCGCCCACGTGCCATTGGAACCCGCCGCAGCTCATTCCTCCCCGGATAAGCCCACTCTGGATAAGCGTTGA
- a CDS encoding Crp/Fnr family transcriptional regulator, which produces MIDATFLTQSPLFRNLDETERAQILFIGQRRSCQAGEVLFREGDAGDGLYIVVKGSVRISKQSATGEEALAVLEPPAFFGEMALIDVSARAADAIANEATELFFIPLQDLRALIEVQHHIALKILYALCEVLAQRLRETNERYMSIFTIAQWGGSNPDGPLPVP; this is translated from the coding sequence TTGATCGACGCCACCTTCCTGACCCAGTCTCCCCTGTTCAGGAACCTGGACGAGACGGAGCGCGCCCAGATCCTCTTCATCGGCCAAAGGCGTTCCTGCCAGGCCGGTGAGGTGCTGTTCCGGGAAGGGGATGCAGGCGATGGCCTCTACATCGTGGTGAAGGGCTCGGTGCGCATCTCCAAGCAGAGCGCCACGGGCGAGGAGGCCCTGGCCGTGCTGGAACCGCCGGCCTTTTTCGGCGAGATGGCCCTCATCGATGTCTCCGCCCGGGCCGCAGATGCCATCGCCAATGAGGCCACCGAGCTGTTCTTCATCCCGCTGCAGGATCTGCGGGCCCTCATCGAAGTGCAGCACCACATCGCGCTGAAGATCCTCTATGCCCTATGCGAAGTCCTCGCCCAGCGCCTGCGCGAAACCAACGAACGCTACATGAGCATTTTCACCATCGCCCAATGGGGGGGCTCCAATCCCGACGGCCCCCTTCCCGTACCCTGA
- the trxA gene encoding thioredoxin: MSDLVAHITDAEFPQAVAQGVTLVDFWAPWCGPCKMIAPVLDELAAEMQGKAKFVKMNVDDNPQVAGQFGIMSIPTLIVFKDGKPVNKLVGGQPKPQLKAFVEGAF; encoded by the coding sequence ATGTCCGACCTCGTTGCGCACATCACCGACGCCGAGTTCCCCCAGGCGGTTGCCCAGGGGGTGACCCTGGTGGATTTCTGGGCCCCCTGGTGCGGCCCCTGCAAGATGATCGCCCCCGTCCTCGATGAGCTGGCCGCTGAAATGCAGGGCAAGGCCAAGTTCGTGAAGATGAACGTGGACGACAACCCGCAGGTGGCCGGCCAGTTCGGCATCATGAGCATCCCCACCCTCATCGTGTTCAAGGACGGCAAGCCTGTGAACAAGCTCGTGGGTGGCCAGCCCAAGCCCCAGCTCAAGGCCTTCGTGGAAGGCGCGTTCTAA
- a CDS encoding response regulator, which produces MNRKATHILLIDDDVAVLDMVQSALAHYGMEVHAYSEAAQALELIQNPAAPEFDLVISDINMEGLDGFDVIHKVKSTHPRLPVVLMTGQASVDYAIRAMRLGAANLFMKPIAIRDLVQSVFHLVDLHRDFRLADDGLRGLVNERRHFLFRSDELNVPSLVRHLTDRLVPMGFASTSNLDVIAMAFHEALVNALEHGNLELDSSLKGDLFAKEDPYGLLRDQRMADQAYAGRLIEVRLAMDTERFEVEISDEGKGFDASKLSPLRGDSEMAPHCGRGLPLIMLVMDEVHFSDKGNQIRLVLRRK; this is translated from the coding sequence ATGAATCGCAAGGCCACGCATATCCTCCTCATTGATGACGATGTGGCGGTGCTGGACATGGTCCAGTCAGCCCTGGCCCACTACGGCATGGAGGTGCATGCCTACTCAGAGGCGGCCCAGGCGCTGGAACTCATCCAGAATCCCGCCGCGCCGGAATTCGATCTGGTGATTTCGGACATCAACATGGAGGGGCTGGATGGGTTCGACGTCATCCACAAGGTGAAGTCCACCCATCCGCGCCTGCCGGTGGTGCTGATGACGGGCCAGGCCTCCGTGGACTACGCCATCCGGGCCATGCGCCTGGGCGCCGCGAACCTGTTCATGAAGCCCATTGCCATCCGCGACCTGGTGCAGAGCGTCTTCCACCTGGTGGATCTGCACCGGGACTTCCGCCTGGCCGATGACGGACTGCGGGGCCTGGTGAACGAGCGGCGCCACTTCCTCTTTCGATCCGACGAGCTCAACGTGCCCAGCCTCGTGCGGCACCTCACGGACCGCCTGGTGCCCATGGGTTTCGCCTCCACCAGCAACCTGGATGTCATCGCCATGGCCTTTCACGAAGCCCTGGTGAACGCTCTGGAGCATGGCAACCTGGAACTGGATTCCAGCCTCAAGGGCGACCTCTTCGCAAAGGAGGATCCCTATGGGCTTCTGCGGGACCAGCGCATGGCCGATCAGGCCTACGCAGGCCGCCTCATCGAGGTGCGCCTGGCCATGGACACCGAGCGCTTCGAAGTGGAGATCAGCGACGAAGGCAAGGGCTTCGATGCCAGCAAGCTGTCGCCCCTGCGCGGCGATTCCGAAATGGCACCTCACTGTGGGCGCGGCCTGCCATTGATCATGCTGGTGATGGATGAAGTCCATTTCAGTGACAAGGGCAATCAGATCCGGCTGGTGCTGCGGAGGAAGTAA